The Lactuca sativa cultivar Salinas chromosome 2, Lsat_Salinas_v11, whole genome shotgun sequence genome includes a window with the following:
- the LOC111898645 gene encoding uncharacterized protein LOC111898645 has protein sequence MDLKHLLSNYVVANGHKLLYEKSDSTRLLVRCCKCEEKSKCPFRLWETWMSKEISFLIKSLIFEHNCCRAFNLGAMVTYSLIGKQLMETIIDNPRISYRNLAVAILRDFYLKVSFGQCRNAKKFPMDEIEGSLVAHNEKLRTYGLELLRTNPGSIVKFDVDIMPDSTVYFSMMYICLKDVKDGWMEDCKRVIGVDVCFLKGLCRGEILSVVGRDANNQMYPLAWK, from the coding sequence ATGGACTTAAAGCATTTGTTAAGCAATTATGTTGTTGCTAATGGGCATAAACTGTTGTATGAAAAAAGTGATTCAACTAGATTATTAGTTAGATGTTGCAAATGTGAAGAGAAGTCTAAATGCCCTTTTAGGTTGTGGGAAACATGGATGAGTAAAGAAATATCATTTctgattaagtccttaatcttTGAACATAACTGTTGTAGGGCCTTCAATTTAGGTGCAATGGTCACATATAGTTTGATTGGAAAACAGTTAATGGAAACCATAATAGATAATCCAAGAATAAGTTATAGGAATTTGGCTGTAGCAATCCTTAGAGATTTTTATCTAAAAGTTAGTTTTGGTCAGTGTAGAAACGCCAAAAAATTTCCAATGGATGAGATAGAAGGGAGTTTGGTGGCACACAATGAAAAGCTTAGGACTTATGGTTTGGAGCTATTGAGGACTAATCCAGGTTCCATAGTGAAATTCGATGTGGATATCATGCCTGATTCTACAGTCTATTTTTCAATGATGTATATTTGCTtgaaggatgtgaaggatggttGGATGGAGGATTGTAAAAGAGTGATTGGTGTAGATGTATGTTTTTTAAAGGGACTTTGTAGAGGTGAGATACTTTCTGTTGTCGGTAGGGATGCTAATAACCAAATGTATCCTTTAGCATGGAAATGA